From Erigeron canadensis isolate Cc75 chromosome 8, C_canadensis_v1, whole genome shotgun sequence, one genomic window encodes:
- the LOC122579482 gene encoding myosin-11-like, producing MFKSARWRSDKNKIKAVFKLQFHATQLAQIGGDSLTIAVIPGDAVKPTARLEKAKIKDGCCHWEKPHHETVKFTQDQKTGKFNEKVFRFVVATSSSIFGVVGEVSIDFSTYAEATKLSSLSLPLKYAKSTGLLHVSIRRVQDQREIDGSENANEDTKIKRAQFSNGDIEGSIRSDPSEDQGASIENIKRDCGASSGSDITLSCSDSSSGFDTPREPDPKNFKLTHESSTTTTTTIYEEQYQRSSQWDWLDGSAHESSTDDLSMISPQETLLREISEEGSPDDVIKKLKAELVTVARQAEVSEMELQTLRKQIVKESKKGQELSREVAALKEERNEWKEECQKMKVKVNVNNKLLTEGGDPWALLDELRQELNYEKDLTSNLRLQLQKTQESNAELILAVRDLDEMLESKSKSPVAPKLQEVNSKPETDDDEDQKALEDIVREHSGLKDAYLQEQKIIDLYNEIELYKRDKDELEIQMEQIALDYEILKQENHDMSYKLEQSQLQEQLKMQYECSTTYSTVNELESQIANLDSELKTKSEKLSESLIAITELETHIKNLEEDLDNQAHGFEADMEDLIRLKVEQEQRAIRAEENLRKVKVQNANTAGKLQEEFRRLSTEMTSAFHENEAAAIKAMDEANQVRVEKRILEEMVKKVKEDFDSLTDRYEQKLDDLSGQLTLKSKLVEDMEIQIEKLSRELEYQKTSYNAKIENLGSERNDLENEIRLVKMELESSNIELSELRNVKRDKDNEVQRLQSEMERLKSRCNDMKQFFKECESEKEHMKKQVSQLKSDLKKKDEAINHIDKKLKEGSKPTPRNNKCAPVPRSMKEVTGMKDRIKLLEGQIKLKETALECSEASFLEKEKDLQHKIEELEKRLEVIDQNIESPQVSTAENSDPATISDDAIKTVVKKNGKQGILEVSSDKMELLNKNKLMEVELKEMQERYSEISLKFAEVEGERQQLVMALRNLKNTKRC from the exons atgttTAAGTCAGCAAGATGGAGGAGTGACAAGAACAAGATCAAAGCTGTTTTTAAGTTGCAGTTTCATGCTACTCAG TTAGCACAAATTGGGGGAGATTCTTTAACAATAGCAGTGATTCCGGGTGATGCTGTAAAGCCAACAGCAAGACTAgagaaagcaaaaataaaagatggatgTTGTCACTGGGAGAAACCACATCATGAAACTGTAAAGTTCACTCAGGATCAAAAAACTGGAAAGTTCAATGAGAAAGTCTTTCGATTTGTTGTGGCAACG AGTTCTTCCATATTTGGTGTTGTTGGAGAAGTTTCGATTGACTTTTCAACTTATGCCGAGGCTACAAAGCTTTCTTCTCTTTCTCTGCCTCTCAAATACGCAAAGTCCACGGGTTTACTCCAT GTATCAATTCGAAGGGTGCAAGATCAAAG GGAGATTGATGGAAGTGAAAATGCAAATGAAGACACTAAGATTAAAAGGGCACAATTCAGCAATGGTGATATTGAAGGAAGCATTAGAAGTGATCCTTCTGAA GATCAGGGGGCTTCTATTGAAAACATTAAAAGAGATTGCGGGGCATCTAGTGGATCCGATATCACGCTTTCATGTTCTGATAGCAGTTCCGGATTCGATACCCCACGAGAACCTGATCCAAAGAATTTTAAACTGACTCACGAATCCTCaacgacaacaacaacaacaatatatgAAGAACAATATCAAAGATCATCACAATGGGACTGGTTAGATGGTTCAGCTCACGAATCAAGTACAGATGATTTGTCTATGATAAGTCCACAGGAGACTCTCTTAAGAGAAATATCCGAGGAGGGCTCTCCTGATGATGTCATTAAAAAGCTCAAGGCTGAACTTGTAACGGTAGCTAGGCAAGCTGAGGTCTCAGAGATGGAATTACAAACCCTTCGCAAGCAAATTGTGAAGGAAAGCAAAAAAGGTCAGGAACTTTCGAGGGAGGTAGCTGCCCTTAAGGAAGAGAGGAACGAATGGAAGGAGGAGTGTCAAAAGatgaaagtcaaagtcaatgTCAACAATAAGTTGTTGACTGAGGGCGGTGACCCATGGGCTCTTTTGGATGAATTGAGACAAGAACTGAATTATGAAAAGGATCTGACTTCCAATCTTCGGTTACAACTTCAGAAAACGCAAGAATCAAATGCAGAGTTGATTCTTGCTGTTCGGGACCTAGATGAGATGCTCGAGTCGAAGTCAAAAAGTCCTGTTGCTCCAAAGTTGCAAGAAGTCAATTCTAAACCCGAgacagatgatgatgaagatcaGAAGGCTTTGGAAGATATAGTTAGAGAACACAGTGGCCTGAAGGATGCATATTTACAGGAGCAAAAAATAATCGATTTGTATAATGAAATAGAGTTATATAAAAGAGATAAAGACGAGCTCGAAATACAAATGGAGCAAATTGCTCTCGATTATGAGATTTTAAAGCAGGAAAACCATGACATGTCTTACAAGCTGGAACAAAGTCAACTTCAAGAACAACTAAAAATGCAATATGAATGTTCAACTACTTACTCTACTGTAAACGAACTTGAATCCCAGATAGCAAACTTAGACAGTGAGCTCAAAACAAAATCGGAAAAATTATCAGAATCATTGATTGCAATTACAGAGCTCGAAACCCATATTAAGAATCTTGAGGAAGATTTGGATAATCAAGCTCATGGGTTTGAGGCGGATATGGAAGATCTTATACGTTTAAAAGTCGAGCAGGAGCAAAGAGCCATTCGTGCTGAGGAGAATTTAAGAAAAGTGAAAGTACAGAATGCTAATACAGCAGGAAAACTTCAAGAAGAATTTAGAAGATTGTCCACAGAAATGACGTCGGCTTTTCATGAAAACGAGGCTGCTGCCATTAAGGCCATGGATGAAGCCAATCAAGTCCGGGTAGAAAAGAGGATCCTTGAAGAGATGGTCAAGAAAGTCAAAGAAGACTTTGACTCTCTCACGGACCGATATGAGCAGAAATTGGATGATCTTTCAGGCCAGTTAACTctaaaatcgaaacttgtagaGGATATGGAGATACAGATTGAAAAATTATCCCGTGAACTTGAATATCAAAAAACTAGTTACAATGCtaagattgaaaatcttggtaGTGAAAGAAATGATCTTGAGAACGAGATTCGTTTGGTAAAGATGGAATTGGAGAGCTCAAACATAGAACTGAGTGAGCTTAGAAATGTTAAAAGGGACAAGGATAATGAAGTTCAAAGGCTACAATCGGAGATGGAACGTTTAAAATCCCGATGCAACGACATGAAACAGTTCTTTAAAGAGTGCGAATCGGAGAAAGAGCATATGAAGAAGCAAGTGTCTCAACTAAAGAGTGATCTCAAGAAGAAAGACGAAGCAATTAATCATATAGACAAAAAGCTCAAGGAGGGGAGCAAACCAACTCCCAGAAATAACAAATGTGCTCCTGTTCCTCGTAGCATGAAAGAGGTCACCGGTATGAAGGACCGAATTAAATTACTTGAG GGTCAAATAAAGCTAAAAGAAACTGCATTAGAATGCTCTGAAGCTTCGTTTttggagaaagaaaaagatcttCAACATAAGATCGAAGAGTTGGAAAAACGGTTGGAGGTTATTGATCAAAATATTGAAAGTCCacag GTATCTACAGCTGAAAATTCAGACCCTGCAACCATAAG TGATGATGCCATCAAAACCGTGGTGAAGAAGAACGGAAAGCAAGGAATCCTGGAGGTATCATCCGACAAAATGGAATTGTTGAACAAAAACAAGTTAATGGAAGTAGAATTGAAGGAAATGCAAGAAAGATATTCAGAAATAAGTCTAAAGTTTGCAGAGGTAGAGGGTGAAAGACAACAACTTGTAATGGCCCTACGaaacttaaaaaacacaaaGAGATGCTAG
- the LOC122609691 gene encoding protein LURP-one-related 11-like, with protein MAKIHPNYCTLSSSSSSSSSFCSSQRETYTVWMKSLVLNSNGYTVYDSNGKVVFRIDNYDSKCSSEVYLMDLQGRVVCTILRKKLLAFGLWDCHNDTDSSSRPWFKVGKTFDLFNHNKESVYDVIFGTNNDEQSKSSLNHRIQGSVHNLQEFKIIDGQERVAAEVRRKRSPTSGVVLGEDVLCVTVEPFVDHIFVMALVAIHGLIHHKM; from the exons ATGGCAAAAATACATCCTAATTATTGCACactttcatcttcatcatcatcctcgTCATCTTTCTGTTCAAGCCAAAGAGAAACATACACAGTATGGATGAAATCACTTGTGCTAAACTCAAACGGGTATACAGTTTACGACTCAAATGGAAAAGTCGTTTTTCGTATAGATAATTACGATAGCAAGTGTAGCAGTGAAGTTTATTTGATGGATCTTCAGGGTCGCGTTGTATGCACCATACTTAGAAAG AAACTACTTGCATTCGGGCTCTGGGATTGTCATAACGATACAGATTCTAGTAGTAGACCATGGTTTAAAGTTGGAAAAACTTTCGATTTATTCAATCATAATAAAGAATCTGTGTACGACGTTATATTTGGTACCAATAATGATGAACAAAGTAAAAGTAGCTTGAACCATAGAATACAAGGATCGGTTCACAATCTGCAGGAGTTCAAGATAATTGATGGTCAAGAAAGAGTCGCGGCTGAG GTAAGAAGAAAGCGATCACCTACTTCAGGGGTCGTGTTGGGTGAAGACGTGTTGTGCGTGACCGTCGAGCCTTTTGTGGATCACATCTTTGTAATGGCCCTAGTCGCAATACATGGATTgatccatcacaaaatgtag
- the LOC122578472 gene encoding probable LRR receptor-like serine/threonine-protein kinase At1g63430, translated as MLIRCFREEKMKRLIIFQLLCVTFGLLLDSSCAALPKEVHALTLFKQGIFDDPLLVLSNWNALDSNPCNWFGIVCSDDHVRKINITGCSIKGFIAEELSQLTSLRELILHENNLMGSIPKELGLLKHLKILDLGKNQLSGPIPHELGDLASIVRINLQSNGLTGNLPSELGNLKYLQELRLDRNKLQGPVPGANVTDLASTVKGMNASNANVLGFCRASPLKVADFSFNFLVGSIPKCLEYLPSTSFQGNCIKYKNITPRAPELCGKAAPANKPLVTGDVNQRPAEDKLEAHHSSKPAWITSIEVVTGVMVGAFFLIALFTAARRYKGKQPIIIPWKKSTTEKDHMEIVIDTGMLKDVTRYSRQELEVACEGFSNIIGSSSDSVIYKGNMKGGPEIAVITLCNQEEHWTSHLELQFQKEVADLARLNHENTGKLLGYCIEGIPFTRMLVFEYASNGTLSEHLHYEEGCQLSWTRRMMIIMGIAKGLKYMHTEIEPPFTVSELNSSAVYLTEDFSPKLVDFESWKTILTRSENSSTSISNEGAECVQPSSLQSCHLDIQGNIYAFGVLLLEIISGRPPICKDKGFIVDWAIDYLEEPDKIASVVDPALKHFRDEDLEAIREVVTICIQIRPKDTITMQELCSMLESKLDTTGSSELKASSLAWAEELALSS; from the exons ATGCTTATTCGATGTTTTAGAgaagagaaaatgaaaagattGATTATATTTCAACTTCTATGTGTTACTTTTGGCCTTCTTCTTGATTCTAGTTGTGCTGCTCTGCCAAAAGAAG TTCATGCTCTTACACTGTTCAAACAAGGTATATTTGATGACCCATTATTGGTTCTATCAAATTGGAATGCCCTAGATTCAAATCCTTGTAATTGGTTTGGTATCGTTTGCTCTGATGATCATGTTAGAAAAAT TAACATTACTGGCTGTTCCATAAAGGGGTTCATAGCCGAAGAATTGTCTCAGCTCACATCCTTGCGTGAACT GATTTTACATGAGAATAATCTCATGGGCTCAATACCTAAAGAACTTGGACTACTAAAGCACCTAAAAATCTTAGATTTGGGGAAGAACCAGCTATCTGGACCGATACCACATGAACTTGGCGATCTTGCTAGCATTGTTAGGAT AAACCTACAATCGAATGGATTGACTGGGAATTTGCCTTCAGAGCTTGGGAATCTTAAGTACCTTCAAGAACTTCGGTTGGATAGGAATAAACTGCAAGGTCCGGTTCCGGGTGCTAATGTTACAGATTTGGCTAGTACAGTGAAAGGAAT GAATGCCTCAAATGCGAATGTGTTAGGTTTTTGTCGTGCATCTCCTTTAAAAGTTGCGgatttttctttcaacttccTAGTAGGGAGTATACCTAAATGCTTGGAATATCTTCCGAG CACCAGCTTTCAGGGAAACTGCATAAAGTACAAAAATATCACACCACGGGCCCCTGAACTATGCG GTAAAGCCGCACCAGCTAATAAACCCCTAGTTACGGGAGATGTTAATCAGCGTCCCGCTGAAGATAAACTAGAGGCCCATCATTCTTCAAAACCTGCATGGATTACTTCTATAGAAGTAGTGACTGGAGTGATGGTGGGCGCGTTCTTCCTTATTGCCCTTTTCACAGCCGCTCGTAGATATAAAGGCAAACAACCAATTATTATTCCTTGGAAGAAATCCACAACTGAAAAAGACCATATGGAGATCGTTATCG ATACCGGTATGCTAAAGGATGTGACAAGATACAGTCGACAAGAACTTGAAGTTGCCTGTGAAGGTTTTAGCAATATAATTGGGTCGTCATCAGATAGTGTAATTTACAAAGGTAACATGAAAGGTGGGCCTGAAATTGCGGTCATTACCCTTTGCAACCAGGAAGAACACTGGACGAGCCATCTTGAGTTACAATTTCAAAAGGAG GTTGCGGATTTGGCAAGGCTAAATCATGAAAACACAGGGAAATTGCTGGGATATTGTATTGAAGGGATTCCATTTACAAGGATGTTAGTTTTTGAGTATGCATCAAATGGGACATTGTCTGAGCACCTTCATT ATGAAGAAGGGTGTCAGTTAAGTTGGACTCGAaggatgatgattattatgggAATTGCAAAAGGTCTGAAGTATATGCATACTGAAATTGAGCCGCCGTTTACAGTATCTGAGTTAAACTCTAGTGCGGTGTACCTTACAGAGGATTTTTCACCAAAG CTAGTTGATTTTGAAAGCTGGAAAACTATTCTTACTCGATCAGAGAACAGCTCTACTTCTATTAGCAATGAAGGTGCCGAGTGTGTTCAACCAAGTTCACTACAATCATGCCATTTGGATATCCAGGGCAACATTTATGCGTTTGGTGTTCTTTTGTTGGAAATCATCAGTGGACGGCCTCCAATCTGCAAAGACAAGGGATTTATTGTAGACTGG GCTATAGATTATCTTGAAGAGCCTGACAAGATAGCTTCAGTTGTAGATCCTGCATTGAAACATTTCAGAGATGAAGATCTTGAAGCAATACGTGAGGTTGTCACTATTTGCATTCAAATAAGGCCTAAAGATACCATAACCATGCAAGAGTTGTGCTCAATGTTGGAAAGCAAACTCGACACCACAGGATCATCAGAGCTCAAGGCTTCATCATTAGCATGGGCAGAGGAGCTTGCGCTTTCGTCGTGA
- the LOC122580008 gene encoding salutaridine reductase-like → MTSKRIAVVTGGNKGVGFEICRQLLLAHQHVFVVLTARDEKRGKDAVANLHASGLQDVVFHQLDVTNLASIASLASFIDDQFGKLDILVNNAGISSTIVDEELFLSLDLSFPSELTDEKAKGSRKVVTQTFEGAQKCLETNYYGAKNVTQALLTLVLKSTSPRIVNISSKLGQLENVEDGNARKILNDFDRLTEELVDEVVKEYLKDVEDQELLKNKGWTSNLSGYIVSKAALNAYTRIIARKFPSICANAVTPGLVATDMTFFKGPLTAEEGARGPVRLALIPDGGPSGQYFRMMENLSF, encoded by the exons ATGACATCAAAAAG GATTGCTGTTGTAACCGGGGGAAACAAAGGAGTTGGTTTCGAAATTTGCAGGCAATTGTTATTGGCCCATCAACATGTTTTTGTGGTCTTGACTGCAAGAGATGAGAAACGGGGCAAGGATGCCGTCGCTAACCTGCATGCTTCGGGATTACAGGACGTCGTTTTTCATCAGCTCGATGTCACAAACCTTGCAAGTATTGCTTCCTTGGCAAGTTTCATTGATGATCAGTTTGGGAAACTCGATATACTG GTGAACAATGCTGGAATCTCTAGTACTATTGTGGACGAGGAGTTGTTTTTGAGTTTAGACCTTTCCTTTCCGAGTGAG TTAACTGATGAAAAGGCTAAAGGGTCAAGGAAAGTTGTAACACAAACTTTTGAAGGAGCTCAAAAGTGCCTGGAAACCAATTATTATGGAGCTAAAAATGTCACCCAAGCTTTGCTAACACTTGTTCTTAAATCTACCTCTCCAAGAATAGTCAACATATCCTCCAAATTGGGGCAGCTGGAG AATGTTGAAGACGGAAATGCAAGGAAGATTCTAAATGATTTCGATCGACTCACTGAGGAGCTTGTGGATGAGGTGGTAAAGGAGTATTTAAAAGATGTTGAAGATCAAGAATTGCTGAAAAACAAAGGGTGGACTAGCAATCTTTCAGGCTATATAGTCTCTAAAGCCGCTCTTAATGCCTACACAAGGATCATTGCCAGAAAGTTTCCTTCCATTTGCGCAAATGCAGTTACTCCAGGTCTTGTTGCGACCGACATGACCTTTTTTAAGGGACCCCTGACTGCCGAGGAAGGTGCCAGAGGACCCGTGAGACTAGCTTTGATCCCTGATGGAGGACCCTCAGGTCAATACTTTCGGATGATGGAAAACCTGTCATTTTGA
- the LOC122611130 gene encoding (+)-neomenthol dehydrogenase-like has protein sequence MALVPNKTSVASTDKRIAVVTGGNKGIGLEICRQLASKEDVMVILTARNETRAMEAIQDLKVSGVVDVVFHQLDIKDPKSIATLAQFVQAQYQKLDILVNNAAENGIIVHHDKFRAFKDGAGYEHVYDENVHLFAGIIEEPYDLGQECIKTNYYGTKAVTEAFLPLLQLSNSPRVVNVSSNYGELFWIRNEKVKAEFLDIDNLTEERIDGIIQWYLRDFKANKLSENGWPLTCTAYKIAKAAVNAYTRLLARKYPKVLVNCVHPGYVKTDITSHTGHLTPEQGAKAPVMAALLPDNGPSGVYFNQMEITPF, from the exons ATGGCATTAGTACCCAACAAGACTAGTGTTGCATCAACCGATAAAAG AATTGCAGTTGTGACAGGAGGAAACAAAGGGATTGGGCTGGAGATATGTCGTCAGCTGGCTTCAAAAGAGGACGTCATGGTCATCCTAACTGCCAGAAATGAGACTCGGGCCATGGAAGCTATCCAAGACCTCAAAGTTTCCGGCGTCGTGGATGTTGTTTTTCATCAACTTGATATTAAAGATCCCAAGAGTATTGCTACACTGGCTCAATTTGTCCAAGCTCAATACCAGAAACTAGATATCTTG GTGAACAATGCAGCAGAAAATGGGATAATAGTTCACCATGATAAATTTAGAGCCTTCAAGGATGGAGCAGGATAT GAGCATGTGTATGATGAAAATGTACATCTGTTTGCCGGGATTATAGAAGAACCTTATGATTTGGGACAAGAGTGTATCAAGACGAATTACTATGGAACTAAAGCAGTAACAGAGGCATTTCTCCCTCTTCTCCAACTCTCTAATTCACCAAGAGTCGTGAATGTTTCTTCTAATTATGGAGAGCTTTTC TGGATCCGCAATGAGAAGGTGAAAGCAGAGTTCCTAGATATCGATAACCTTACTGAAGAACGGATTGATGGGATCATCCAATGGTATTTGAGGGACTTTAAGGCCAACAAGTTGTCAGAGAATGGCTGGCCCCTAACATGCACTGCTTATAAGATTGCAAAGGCTGCCGTTAATGCTTATACAAGGCTTTTGGCAAGAAAGTATCCTAAAGTTCTAGTCAATTGTGTCCATCCAGGTTATGTCAAAACCGATATCACGTCTCACACAGGACACTTGACTCCAGAACAAGGCGCTAAGGCTCCTGTAATGGCTGCTCTGTTGCCCGACAATGGTCCATCTGGCGTCTACTTCAATCAAATGGAAATAACTCCATTTTGA
- the LOC122578742 gene encoding short-chain dehydrogenase/reductase 2b-like: protein MASKRIAVVTGGNKGVGFEICRQLLLAHQHVFVVLTARDEKRGKDAVANLRASGLQDVVFHQLDVTDPPSIASLANFIDTRFKKLDILVNNAGVSSTIVDEESFWSLDLPSEVIAEKDKQARKAVTQTFEGAQKCLETNYYGAKHVTQALLTLLLESTSPRIVNISSKLGQLENVQDESARKILSNFDGLTEELLDEVVKEYLNDVKHQELLEKKGWTSNVSGYIVSKAALNAYTRIVAKKFPSICANAVSPGFVATDMTYFKGTFTPEEGARGPVRLALMPENGPSGQYFWMTQDSTF, encoded by the exons ATGGCATCAAAAAG GATTGCTGTTGTAACCGGGGGAAACAAAGGAGTTGGATTCGAAATATGCAGGCAATTATTATTGGCCCATCAACATGTTTTTGTGGTGTTGACTGCAAGAGACGAGAAACGGGGTAAGGATGCCGTCGCTAACCTGCGCGCTTCGGGTTTACAGGATGTCGTTTTTCATCAGCTCGATGTTACTGATCCACCCAGTATTGCTTCCCTGGCAAATTTCATTGATACTCGGTTCAAAAAACTCGATATACTG GTGAATAATGCTGGAGTCTCCAGTACTATCGTTGACGAGGAGTCCTTTTGGAGTCTAGACCTTCCAAGTGAG GTAATTGCTGAAAAGGATAAGCAAGCGAGGAAAGCTGTAACACAAACATTTGAAGGAGCCCAAAAGTGCTTGGAAACCAATTATTATGGAGCTAAACATGTCACTCAAGCTTTGCTAACACTTCTTCTTGAATCTACGTCTCCAAGAATAGTCAACATATCCTCCAAATTGGGGCAGCTGGAG AACGTTCAAGACGAAAGTGCCAGGAAGATCCTAAGTAATTTTGATGGACTCACAGAGGAGCTCCTGGACGAGGTTGTGAAGGAGTATCTAAACGATGTTAAACATCAAGAATTGCTGGAAAAGAAAGGGTGGACTAGTAATGTCTCTGGCTATATCGTCTCAAAAGCGGCCCTCAATGCCTACACGAGGATTGTGGCCAAGAAATTTCCGTCTATCTGTGCAAATGCAGTTAGTCCTGGTTTTGTGGCAACAGATATGACATATTTTAAAGGAACTTTCACCCCTGAAGAAGGTGCTAGAGGACCCGTGAGACTGGCCTTAATGCCGGAGAACGGACCCTCGGGCCAATACTTTTGGATGACACAAGACTCGACATTTTAA